The stretch of DNA ggaGGGCGTCATACGGCTAAGACAAGGCAAACTGTTCCTACTCCTGTCCGACTAAGGCCTCGCATTGCGTCTGGCGTGTCCCTCAGAGTGAACAGTCCGTTTGTCAcctcaaggcgctgtcctagagagaacaggccgttggtcatttcaaggcgctgtcctagagagaacaggccgttggtcatttcaaggcgctgtcctagagcgaCTAGGCCCGTCgtgatttcaaggcgctgtcctagaaagAACAGACCGTTTGTCAGTTCAAGGCGCTGGCCTAGAAAGACCCACGGTTTTACGAGCCGTGGCCGGCGTGTCCGGAACCCCAAGTACCaaaagccacgctacgtccaaCCTCACAACCAACGCACCCCGGAGCAGAGCATCGGACATCGAGCTGCACGGAAACGTCACGAACGAGCTAGCGGGTGAGgccagggtggaacgttcgtttacaGCAGGCGTAAGGCAAGGTGAAGCACTAGGCAGCCTCCAGGTATCTACCTAGACTGTCGGCGCGATCCGAGCAAGagcctagtgggaccatccgggacagaaccagggacaggcggttgtgtgtctataggcgttgccctgtagagcgcagctcttgttcaccctagtctgagaacggtgacgcttccctaagcccacaCGGCTGATCTCCTTGCGAGTCCGAGGCGCTACGTGTGGTCGGCGAGTCAACGCATCGGAGCAGAACATCGCCGAGCGTCCACAGAAAGCTACAGGGAGCCACAAGACCGGAGCACGGCGTCAACGAGGAAGGCGATCACCGAGGCGTCGCACCGTCGTGGAGAGACGAGTATTACTAGAAGGCACCGAGGACCACGAGTGGCGACACCAAGGCCAACCGAGCCATCAAGCCCGCTGTAATCATAACCGCAATAAACCCAAATCaaacccgtgaattctgtgctttctcactgatctactgggcggtcacgtttatataaatttggtgggacgaacacataacttctctaagctagccgcacgaatctcgtagcgagcagacctacaaaatcagttcgttacatctggcgcccaaaacgTGATTGTCCCAGCAGTGAAAGCAACGTAAAGCAGAATGGGGAAGAAATGGATTTACCGCCTCAAGACAGAGGATTTTGCCTACGTCGCAGAGAGGCTAAATATCGCTCTGGAAGGAAGAACAGACGACAAAAGGAAGGCATTTTCAGAATACTATTCTGAGACGGAGAACGACCCGAAACTTGCCGGGATCTGGGTCGAGCTGGAGGCAGCATACCCCGAGGAAATAGCCCCTAGCATCACATTGACTCCCGCGGAAGAGGAAGACCTATTGGCAAGCCTGAGCATCGACAATATGCAACAGGAGGCACAGAAGAGAGTGCCAAGTCCGCAGAAGAGAAATACTGAGGGCGCACAGAAAACGGCAGCACCGGTACGGACTCCGACCTCGACACCCAGCCAGCCGGATTATGCAAAGGTTGCGAAACAAGTTCGCGAATGGTCCTTTAAATTCGACGGCATAGAGAAACCGTTCGAGTTTCTGGAACAAGTAGAGTGGTCCGCAAACACATACGGCCTGGATTTGGATATGATTCCCCGCGCCATGCCAGAATTAATGAAAGGGAGGGCATTGAAGTGGTTCATctccaacaacaaacagtggCAAACCTGGGCGGAATTCATCCAGAGCTTTAACACATACTTCCTGCCGAGAGACTTTTTCTCCACACTTTCGGACAAAGTCAAGCAGAGGAAGCAAGGCTACGGGGAGGCGTTCAAGGACTACATGATCGACATAAGGCCACTTAGTTATTCGCCGACAGAATCCCTCAACATCATCCGGCAGAACTGCACACCGAGCCTAAAGATCGCCCTCAGAGCATACACGGTGGCGGACCTAGATACACTCATGGACCTAGCCGACGAGTTTGAGGAACTGGAGAAGGAACGGGAGACATTTGCCCAGGAGAACAAATTCGCCAGGGCAAAACCAGCAGCTCAGGCGCAAATCACGTGCAGACGGTGCGAGGACACTGGCGACCAGGAAACCCGTGGGAACAGTCAATGGACACCGCACCTACAAGCCCACCGACAGCAGGCAACCAACCCACCGTATGAACGCCAGCGGGCGCCGATACAACACCAACAGAGGCAGCCAACAAACCCCTTGTGGAGGCCACCAATCACAACGCAGAGACCACGGGAGAGCACCCACATCACAGACCCCCAGGAGGCCTGCCGAAAGTGCGGCGGCCACGGGCACTGAGAACGCGGCTGTCGAAACCAGCGTTTGTTGTTCTGCTGGGTGTGCGGCAAAGTGGGTATCAGGAGCGTCGAGCGCTGCCAAGGAGCGGGAAATGGTCAGCGATCTCAGCCGCAGAGAGGCGGGCGGGGATCGCAAAATGCTTCCTCTCCAAACTAACTGGCAAGCTgatcgaggaggagcagcagttgtCCGCAGCGGTAACGATTGGTGGAGGCACGTATAAAGCCACAATCGACACCGGGGCAACAGCGAGCTTCATAAGCGAGGAACTGGCGGACAGTCTGGCTGCCCTTGGAAAGATCACAAGAACAAGACGGCAAGTTAGGTTGGCAGACGGGAGATGCGGCGGGATCAATGCACAGCTGGAGGTAGAAATCGCATTCGGAAATAAGCGATTGACCATGAGCCTGCTGATACTACCAGGGGTAGTGGATTCGTTGGTGTTAGGATGGAATTTCCTCACGCAAGTCGGAACGGAGATAAAGTGTGCTGGacacgaaataaaaataccagcCAGAACCCGACACAATGGGTGGCTCGAGGAAAAGCTATCAGTGGCAGTCATGCAAGAGACAACTGAGGACAACGACACAACGGAATTCCTGGAGAAAGAGCTAGCGGACTTCAATACCATGACGGGAACATCAAACATGGCAGAGCACCAGATCACGATGAAGGACGACAAACCTATCAAGCAGCGATACTACCCCAAGAATCCAAAAGTTCAAGGGGAAATCAATGCGAAGGTAGACGAGCTCCTTCAAATGGGGTTCATAGAGCATTCAAAGAGCCAATACAGCTCCCCCATCGTGATGGTGAGAAAGAAGACAGGCAAGTGGAGACTATGCGTAGACTTCAGGCAGATCAACGCGAAGTCTGTAAAGGACGCCTACCCCATGCCCCGCATAAACTACATCCTAGATCAGCTTAAAGAGGCGCGGTACATAAGCAGCCTGGACCTGAAGGATGGATACTGGCAAATCCCACTGGAAGAAAGCAGCAGGCAATACACGGCTTTCACAGTGCCAGGCAAAGGGCTATTCCAGTGGAGGGTAATGCCATTTGGTCTGCACTCGGCTTCTGCAACGTTCCAACGAGTTCTGGACCAAGTAATCGGACCCGAAATGTCACCGCATGCATTCGCCTACCAAGATGACATCATAGTGATCGGACGCACGCTGGAGGAACACACAGAAAACCTAAAAGAAGTGTTCCGACGCCTGAAGGAAGCAAACCTCAGGACTAACCCGGAAAAGTGTTAATTTTTCAAGAAAGAGCTGCTGTACCTAGGACACCGAGTGACTAGCGAAGGAATAGGTACAGATCCGGAGAAAGTTGCGGCCATCGCCGAACTGGAACCACCCTCAATCGTCAAAGAACTTCGGCAATACCTGGGAGTAGCGTCGTGGTACCGCCGATTTGTGCCAGGTTTTGCCAAAATAGTCAAACCATTGAACGACTTGTTATGCAAAGGCAGTAAATGGGAATGGACACAGGAGCACCAGATGGCATTTGAGGAAGTTAAGGCTAGACTTGTGGCAGATCCGGTATTAGCATGCCCGGATTTCAACAAAACGTTCACCCTGCAAACGGACGCCAGCGACTACGGCATCGGAGCGATATTAACCCAAGACACGGAAAGAGGGGAGAAGGTCATATCCTATTCAAGCCGGACGCTCAACGGCGCTTAGAAGAACTACTCAACGACAGAAAAGGAATGCTTGGCAATTGTCTGGGCGATCCGAAAACTCAAGCCGTATCTGGAAGGTTACCACTTTAAAGTAGTAACTGACCATATGGCTCTGAAGTGGCTCAACAGCATAGAAAGCCCTTCAGGAAGGATCGCCAGATGGGCCCTGGAATTGCAGCagtacgactttgagatagcGTACAGGAAGGGACAGCTGAACGTGGTGGCAGACGCTCTGTCAAGGCAGCCATTGCCCGAAACGCACAGAGGCATAAAAGAGACATCGGCGGCAGAAGCTTCAGCAGCGTGCAGCTGGTTTCAAGAAATGTGCGACAAAATAAGGACCCAACCGCAAAAGTACCCGGACTACGTTATGGAAGGCGAGAATCTGTACAGGAGCATACCGCATAGAGCGGGCAGTGAGGACGTTGTCACATGGAAGATGTGTGTCCCGAGAGCCCTACGAGAAACAGTACTGAAGGAAAACCACGACACACCAGCAGCTGGGCACGTAGGAAGCCGAAGGACAATAGCACGTCTGGCAGCCCGATACTACTGGCCTGGTATGCATAGAGACGCCAAAGCCCACGTAAGGAAATGCGAAACCTGCATGAGGTTCAAGCCGAATCAACCCGCAAGAAAACCCGACGGAGCGAGCAAACAGGACGGTCAAAACGATGATTGCACAGTTCGCAGGACAAGATCAGCGAACATGGGACGAAAAGTGGCCTGAGATCATGCTGGCCGTCAACTCAAGCATATCGGAATCCACTGGATACACCCCATCGTTTCTTACCCAAGGCAGGGAGCCACGACTACCGAGCGCCCTTTACGACAGAGAAACCTTAGGCACCGGACGAGCCACGGAAGCCCCGGATGAAAACGCGCAGAAACTAAAAGAGATCTTTGAGATCGTAAGGCGGAATCTGGAGAAGGCCTCCCAGGAACAGGCTAGGTATTACAACCTAAGGAGGAGGCAATGGACGCCGGCGGTGGGCGACGTAGTCTGGGCTAAGGAACACCACCTGTCAAAAGCTGCAGAAGGGTTTGTCGCAAAATTGGCACCTAGGTACGACGGGCCCTACCACGTCGTAGACTTCGTCTCCCCGGTGATCTACAAAATACGGAACGTAAACACGAAGAAAGAACGGACCATACATGTAGTCGAGCtcaaacagcaacaaacacAAGACACAAACGAGCAACAGCATCAGGCAGACGCAACCgagaaacaacaacattgAAGACTCCAAGGATACGAGGACACGCCAGGGAACCGCCGAGGAAATTCCAGGGAACAGCCGAGGACAAGCCAGGGAAccgccgaggaaactccaggaAACAGCCGAGAAACCGCCAGTAAATTGCCGAGGACACACCAGGGAACCGCCGAGGAAATTCCAGGGAACAGCCGAGGACAAGCCAGGGAAccgccgaggaaactccaggaAACAGCCGAGGAAACGCCAGTAAATTGCCGAGGACACGCCAGGGAACCGCCGAGGAAATTCCAGGGAACAGCCGAGGACAAGCCAGGGAAccgccgaggaaactccaggaAACAGCCGAGGAAACGCCAGTAAATTGCCGAGGACACGCTAGGGAACCGCCGAGGAAATTCCAGGGAACAGCCGAGGACAAGCCAGGGAACAGCCGAGGAAACTCCATGGACCATCCGAGGAAACGCCAGGAAACAGTCGAGGACACGCCAGGGAACCGCCGTGGAATCGCAAGGACACATTAACAAGGATACAATCACAAGGATACACCAACAAGGATACACCAACAAGGATAACATCAAGGACACTGCGAGGCAGCCGGATTGAACATCAGGCCTAAGCGAGAGTCATCCAAAATACGCCAAGCAACAAGGATACAATCGCAAGCATACCAAGGATACAATCACAAGGATACACCAACAAGGGTCCACCAACAAGAACACAACACCAAGGAGACAGATACAAGTCAAAGCGAAAACCTTAAAGAGCCCAGAACCATAACGGCCAAGGTCTCGtgaaaaactaaaaccaaacCAAGTCGTTGCCATGTCGAAGAAAGAGGGAAGACGGCACAGCAGAGAGCTGTACCGTAAGAGCAAGCACCCAGGAGAAATAACGGGACCGAGCAAAGAGGACGGCTCGAAACCGAGGTTTCGTCAGAGGGGGATCAGGCTACAGGCGGTCATTCGAAAACAAGTCATCATGAGTTCAAGAATTACTCGAGCGGAAGCACGCAGGAGGATGGctgaacagcagcaacaagaagGAGCCAGCCCGGGGCAAGGATGGTCGACCATCCGTCGGCCTACCCCAGCTCCGCGGCAGATCCCGGCGCAGGTCAGGGATAAGGATCCCATGCCGGAGCCCGTGGTCAGCTCCGATAGCGACGTCGAAATTATCGGCGAGGGAGAGGAGGAGGCGAGGGAGTGGAGGAGGCGAGGGAGTGGCGTCTCCGTAACGCGATGGGTCCAACCCGAGACCATATTCCGGTCGGGGTCACGGGCCACGCTAGGCGGAGGCGGTCGAAGCCGAAGGCCAAAGTAGCGGCCCCATTAGGCCATGCAGATGCCATCATCCAGGCCACGGTGCAACACCAGCAGAAGTTGAAGGCGGAGACGGACGAGCGGCAGCGGCAGGaagagcagcggcagcagcaggaagagcagcggcagcagcaggacGAGCGGCGGCGAATGATGTGGCAGGAGGCCGAAAAAGCGCACCGACGGCACCAACAGGAGCAGGCCGAAGTCGAGCGCCTGCTGCAGAGGGCGGAAGAGGAGGAACGCCAGTTGTGGGAGCCCCCACAAGCGGTCCCCATGACTCCACGGTACACGCCCGAGGAACGCGGCCCGAGGACGATCGACCCCAAGGAGTCGTGGATTCCGTCGCCACCACGCTGGATCTCGGAGGTGCCTCCAACGCCCAGGTACGAAGGGGCATGGGAGCAAGGCGCGCCGACGGACGACGTCTCCGTGGGTGTGGAGGAGGCGGTGAAGTGGAGGCCAGCGCGACCGCCCACGCCCCGGttcgagcagcagcaaccgctGCCCGAATCACCGCTGCCCGAATCACCGCAGCCCGAATcaccgcagcagcaactgcagcccCAATCGTCGCAGCGGCACCTCCAGCCCGAGCCACTGCAGCCCGAGCCGCCGCAGCCACAGCAGCAACCGCAGCCCGAGTCAGAGGCACAGTTCGTGCGGGCGGAAATCCCGATGGCCCACATCAGCCACAGCACGCGGAGTTTCACGGCGGAGGGTGTGCGGTGGCGGCAGCAGACGGTCGTGTGGACCTGGCCGGAGGGACCCGTGGATGCCGACGAGCCGCCAACGGAGACGCGGATTTGGGAGGAGGCCCCGGGCGTGGGAGGTAACCCACGCGATCCTCGACGAAGAGGCCGGCCGGAAGTCTGGAGGCCGCCAACGCCGACGCCAAGCACGGGTCCGAAGGAGACGCCGTCGCCAACGGAGGCGGAGGTCACAACGGAGCACGACGATCCGGTGGAGAAGGGGTCTTGGATATGGCCCGAGCCCAGTGGAAGCAGCAGACCCGGGCTGCTACGCCAGCACTCGGCACCGGTGGCGACAACGGCGGCGAAGCGAGTTAAGTTGATGCGGCAGGTGTCCGCGCCCACCAGCGGAGAGTGGCAGGAAGTCGTTCAGGACGAGTGGCCAGCGGGAATCCTGGAGGAGCCCGAGGTGGAGTTAGCGCGACGGAAAGGCGGCAGGCGATGCGTCCGTGTCACTGTGGGTGGCCGCGCGTACCGTGTGCGGCTATGTGCTCGGGATTTGCGGGTGTTCCGTCAATAAAAACGCAGCAGAGCAATTAAAACGAGACCGAGTATTTACAAAGGGGTAATCGAAACGAAAAACACACACGAAAAGTTGGCTGAAAACAAAGCAGGGGGGAATACATGGGGTGGCAGCAAcctgaaataaaacaaaaggttAGCTTTGCGGGGAGAAAGAGGAACAACATGCCAAATACTTACCTGTTGCGTGTGTCCGCCGCCAAACAGGAAAACAGAATCTGTTTCATACGTCCGCGGGCATTGCCAACATGGAGCAAAGCCTGATCCGCTGAGGACATGTCAAGGGCAGATGGAGGGCGAAGGAGTGCTAGAAAGGAGAGAGAAGGATGAGAGTGAAAGGAAACGAAAGAAAGTTGAAGAAACTTACCGAGAAAAATGCAGAATCACCATGAACTAGGGACGGGGGCGCCTTGATAAGGCGGTCGATTGACACTGGACGATAGTGCGATCGATGGGCACAAGCTAAATGGAAATATCACGGTGAATATCGCTGCGATCAGGTGGCAACGCTACACCTGCGATATCGATAGCGGATGATATCGATAGATTATGAATATCGGTTCCGAGCGGAACCAGATCAGCGATCGTCGCGGGAAATTCAAACTACGTGCCCGCTGGCATATCGATAGCCGATGGTTATCGATGCCCAGTGGGACCAGATGGAGGATCGGCGCGGGAGTTTCAAAATTGCTAAAGAGATGCCGACTTGCGCCGTAGAAACTCTCGGAGTTGAAAGCGTCGAGGAAGCGTCGAGGGAGCAACGATGGAGCAACGAGGGAGCGCCGAGggaagcagcagaagcagcgcaAAGACTCAATGGCTAGGATACACGAGGAAACGCCGGAGAGTAGGAACGAGTCGTCTTTAAAATTTCCCGAAGTAAGGGGGgaatgtgaggagttgaataactcatcACAAATAGCAGCAGCTAGAATAACGGATGGCCGGCCGCTTACCAGTTACGCGGCGAATTTGCGTAGTAGCGGAGCGgcgaagagagtttggagaccgagaagtgtagagtgagagtttggagacttAGAGGTCAGGAGAGAGAACTCTCacaaagagagtttggagagtcatagcggagagtgagagagtggagactcaGCGGGCAGAGCCAAAGTGCCGTGGGttcaaaaggaaataacggaactgcaccggactttggactctgccgtgaactttggaccaggaggatGAGGGCCACATCGTAGCAGCGGAGCGGCACACAAGCGTGCCACGTGCACCAGGAGAATCAGCGGGACGGCCGCAACCCATGGATGTCCAGTTCGAAGCTGGGCGAAAAGAACAACGGGCCCAAACAGGAGCCAgggactttggacctggaTTGGAGACTTCGCGGGCAGAGCCAGAGTACCGTgtgtgcaaaaggaaataacggaactgcaccggactctgccgtggactttggaccaggaggacaaGTGCCACCTCTCAGCAACagagcggcacacaggcgtgccacatgcaacaatagaatcagcgggacggcagcagcatgcagaacaatttaaggccgtgcgtgaaggacaagagggtcaaacagggaccacggactttggacctggagTGGAGAGATTCAGCGGGCAGAGCACAAAAGGGAAATACGGttcccggaggccctatataaagccgccgggcgctggcaactggatcagtcgatcacaaGGAATCAGTCCGTCAAGATCAG from Drosophila takahashii strain IR98-3 E-12201 chromosome 2R, DtakHiC1v2, whole genome shotgun sequence encodes:
- the LOC123002510 gene encoding uncharacterized protein yields the protein MGKKWIYRLKTEDFAYVAERLNIALEGRTDDKRKAFSEYYSETENDPKLAGIWVELEAAYPEEIAPSITLTPAEEEDLLASLSIDNMQQEAQKRVPSPQKRNTEGAQKTAAPVRTPTSTPSQPDYAKVAKQVREWSFKFDGIEKPFEFLEQVEWSANTYGLDLDMIPRAMPELMKGRALKWFISNNKQWQTWAEFIQSFNTYFLPRDFFSTLSDKVKQRKQGYGEAFKDYMIDIRPLSYSPTESLNIIRQNCTPSLKIALRAYTVADLDTLMDLADEFEELEKERETFAQENKFARAKPAAQAQITCRRCEDTGDQETQAANKPLVEATNHNAETTGEHPHHRPPGGLPKVRRPRALRTRLSKPAFVVLLGVRQSGYQERRALPRSGKWSAISAAERRAGIAKCFLSKLTGKLIEEEQQLSAAVTIGGGTYKATIDTGATASFISEELADSLAALGKITRTRRQVRLADGRCGGINAQLEVEIAFGNKRLTMSLLILPGVVDSLVLGWNFLTQVGTEIKCAGHEIKIPARTRHNGWLEEKLSVAVMQETTEDNDTTEFLEKELADFNTMTGTSNMAEHQITMKDDKPIKQRYYPKNPKVQGEINAKVDELLQMGFIEHSKSQYSSPIVMVRKKTGKWRLCVDFRQINAKSVKDAYPMPRINYILDQLKEARYISSLDLKDGYWQIPLEESSRQYTAFTVPGKGLFQWRVMPFGLHSASATFQRVLDQVIGPEMSPHAFAYQDDIIVIGRTLEEHTENLKEVFRRLKEANLRTNPEKYPEKVAAIAELEPPSIVKELRQYLGVASWYRRFVPGFAKIVKPLNDLLCKGSKWEWTQEHQMAFEEVKARLVADPVLACPDFNKTFTLQTDASDYGIGAILTQDTERGEKVISYSSRTLNGA